The DNA segment TATACCATTTCTGCGATCTGGGCTACTCTTGATTTTGTTTCGGCTCTGATTGGGGCCGGTGTCGTTTCTGTAGCTACCCCTGGCGTATATTTCGCTTCAAAGTCAAAGAACTCTTTCGCTGTTTCCACTTCCGTTACCGGCAATACCTTTATTTTTCCATCCAGTCTGACTACACCTACTGTAAACTCCCGGCCGGATATAAACTCTTCGATCAACAGCTGATCATCTTCTTTAAAAGCTTTATCAATTGCCTTTTGCAGGTCAGCACCATGGGTAACTTTACTCATTCCAATGCTGCTTCCCCCGTTATTGGGCTTCACAAAGTATGGGAGTTTGAGGTCTTTCTTAATTTGTTCTATGCTATAACCTGTATTTTTAAAAACCTGTACAGATTTGGCGACGTGAAGGTTTTCAATACCTGTCACAATCGATTTTGTATAACCTTTATTCATGGTAACGGCCGAAGTGAGCGCGTTACAAGTGGTATATGGAAGGCCGATCATATCAAAATAACCTTGCAATTTCCCATCTTCACCCGGGGAGCCATGGATCGCAATAAATACGCCGTCAAATGTAATTTTTCTACCTTTAATGTTCAGGGAGAAGTCGTTACGGTCAACTTCAATTTTCAGGGAGTCCGCAGGTTCATAAAACCAACCTTGTTGGGTTAGCATAATTTTATAAACATCAAACTTGTCGGCATCCAGATTTTGGGCGATAGTGGCTGCACTTTTAACCGATACGACCCACTCACCTGTGGTACCACCGGTTAGTAATGCTAATGTTTTCTTCATTTTTAAGCGTGTTAAAACCTATTAAAAGTAATAAGTTAAATGTATGCACAAATATAAATTAGTTGGTGCAGATGTTATTTTAATTCCAATAAAATATTTTTTTAGTCTAAATTTGGGCGAAATACAATAAGAACGAAAAAAACACCTATGAGCAAATTCATATCTTACCTAAAGACGAAATCCTTTAGAAACAACTTTATTGCCGCGATTGTAACTGTAGTGGTGATTGTACTGGCTGCTTTCTTTAGTTTAAGATATTACACCAAACATGGCGAGGGATTAAATGTCCCGGTATTAAAGGGCCTTGCCTTTACGCAAGCGGTAAGTAAGCTGGAAGATCTTGGGCTTCGTTATGAGGTAGACTCTGTTTTTGTGATGGATTCGCCTCCGGGAATTGTGATTGATCAGGATCCTGAAGCCAACACTTTTGTAAAAGGCAACAGAACGATTTATTTAACCGTAAATGTAGCCCTGGCACCGAATGTTAAATTTCCGGATATCGAGTTTAAACCTTTGAGAGAAGCGCAGGCGCTGATTGAGAATTATGGGCTTAAACTTGGGGACACCACTTACAGATCTGATGTGAGCAGGGATGTAGTCCTTCAGGCTATGTTTGGCGGACAGCCGCTTAAAGCTGGGGAGTCTTTACCTAAAGGTTCCAGAATTGATTTTGTATTAGGTGATGGAAAAGGAAATGAAGAAGTTGACATTCCTTCCCTAATCGGCCTGACTAAAGATGAGGCTGTTTTTGCTTTAAAAAATGGAGCAATGCTTACCTTAGGTACGGTTACTTATGAAGGAGAGATTATCGACAGTGCAAATGCCGTTATTATCAGACAGGATCCTTTCCTGACAGACTCTGTTTCGAAAGTTAAAATCGGCACGCCGGTAAACATTACCTTATCCAACAAGAAATAATTTTACGATCATTTTATGACAAACGAGAAAAGCTTTAAAACAAAAACTAAGGTAATATTAGGGGCATTATTGGTCCTGCTGGTTATTGGAGGATATTACGGATTACAATTCTATAAGGTTTACTTTGCACCTAATACGACAGGAAAAGAGAAATATCTTTATGTAAGAACGGGACATACACTGGATGATTTATTTGAAGAAATTCGTCGTAAGGACATCCTGACGGATATCGGAACGTTTAGTCAGGCTGCAGCAAAGATGGACTTAAAAGGTGCTTTGAAACCGGGACGTTATAAGATTGCTAAAGGAATGACGAACCGCGGCTTGATCAATATGCTGAAAGCAGGAAATCAGGAACCGGTAAAGCTGAAGTTTCAGAACATCAGAAAGAAAGAGAATTTTGCCGGATATCTGGCGAAAAGCCTGGAGTCTGACTCGCTTACTTTCATCAAATTGCTGGATTCAGCAGCCTTGATTGAAAAATATGGCTTCAATAAAGACAATAGCTATACGATGTTTATTCCGAACACTTACGAGTTGTACTGGAATACCTCCCCTTCCGAGTTCTTTGAGAAAATGCAAAAAGAATATGAGAAGTTCTGGAATGACTCGCGCAAGGCGAAAGCAGCGGCATTAAATTTAAGCCCTATCCAGGTTTCTATTCTTGCTTCAATTGTAGATGCGGAGGCTTTGTACGACAAAGAGATGCCGATTATTGCAGGTTTATACCTGAACCGATTGAACAAGGGAATCCTGCTTCAGGCAGATCCAACAGTGATTTATGCGAATGATGATTTTACCGTAAAAAGAGTTACCAATTCTCTTTTACAGGTGCAGTCCAGATACAATACCTACAAATATGCAGGATTGCCTCCGGGACCGATCATGATGCCTAGTATCAATGCGATTGATGCAGTATTGAACAAAGACAATAACAACTACATTTATATGTGTGCGAAAGAGGATTTTTCTGGCTTTCATAATTTTGCAGTTACCGTTCAGGAACATGAGACCAATGCAAAGAAATACAGAGAAGCTTTAAACAAACGCAACATTTACAAATAGGATGTATACACATAGCACTAAGGTTAGGGTACGTTACGGAGAAACGGACCAGATGGGATACGTATATTATGGCAATTACGCCGAGTATTATGAGGTGGCAAGGGTAGAGATGCTTCGCAGCCTTGGGATGGATTATGCCAGCATGGAAAGCAGCGGAGTGATGATGCCTGTTTTAGAGCTGAATTGCAAATACATCAAACCGGCGTTATATGATCAGGAGATTACCATCAAAACGACCATTCATGACCTTCCGGGTGTCCGCATACATTTTGTGTATGAATTGTTCAATGAAGCGGAAGAACTGATCAACATCGGAAAAACAACGCTGGTATTTGTGGATATGGCGAAAAATAAACCTTGCTCTCCTCCTGAAAATTTCATGGAAAAGTTAAAGGGATTTTTTAATTAAATTTGATAGATGGAGTGGGTACATAGGCAATTGTTAAAAGTCAGGATTTATGCTTTGTTTATCGCCTGGACCAAAGTATGTGTACTTCCTGGTTTCAGCCCGCTACCGCTTTATACTGTTGCTTCGTTTTTTTTCAAAGAGATTGGGAAGGATTCTTTAGTCAATAAGGCTTCTTCCCTTGCTTATAACTTCATGTTGGCGCTATTTCCTGCCATCATCTTCCTCTTTACCTTAATTCCATTTATTCCAAGGCGTATAGGCTTCCAGAAGCAACTGATGGACTTCATTGTGCTCATCCTGCCAGCTGACGCTTACAGAGCCTTTGAAACGACTTTAAATGAGATCGTGAATAAGCCTAACCGGGGATTGTTATCCTTTGGTTTCTTCCTGTCTTTATTCTTTGCTACAAATGGTGTACATAGCCTTATGATGGCTTTTAATAAGTCGTCCCTGATCATAGAGACCAGGACCTGGGTAAAACAACGCTTAATTGCAATATTATTGACGGTAGCCATTGCCCTATCGGTGATCATATGTATCGTTGCCATGACGATTGGAGAAGTGGCTTTAAATTATATAGATGGTGAGTTGAACATTAAAGGGAACTTTATTGCCTACGTGATTCAATTGACACGATGGTCGCTCCTGGGGATTCTGTATTTTGTGACGATTTCTATTCTGTACAAATACGGACCGGCACATGCGAAGAAATGGAAATTCTTCAGCGCAGGTTCCTGCCTGGCCACCGTCCTCGCATTTTTGACGATCTGGGGTTTCTCTTTTTACATCAACAATTTCAGTTCCTACAATAAAGTATATGGTTCGATCAGTACTTTAATTGTCCTGATGATCTGGCTTTATCTGAATTCTTTGATCTTATTGGTCGGATTTGAGCTCAATGCAAGTGTAGATTTATCGAAAAGAAGTGTGAAAATCATCAGGCCGAACTTCAATATGTTCAAAAAAACGCTTTCTGACAGGGATAATTCAGAAAGATAAAAAATTTTTCTAACTCATCTTTAAGGGCTTATCAAGTTTTCGTTAATTTATCTGATTCATAATTTGCAGAATCAAGCGGTATTTGTACTTTTGTCGCGGAGAGTTGGCAGAGTGGTCGATTGCGGCAGTCTTGAAAACTGTTGACTTGTCAAAGGGTCCGCGGGTTCGAATCCCCCACTCTCCGCCACTATGGTATCAAAACCAAGAAAAAGCCTGCAAATCGTAAGATAGCAGGCTTTTTCGTTTTTATCAGGTATCAAAATTCTCATTAATTCATATAAGATTGGTGAGTGATTCGGTGAGTAAATCTTGGAAAGGAAATGACTCACCAGAAATGAAATATCAAACTGATATTGAGCAGGTTACAAGACTAAACATCTTGATTCTCCATCACTGCAAGGCTAAATTTGTTTACTTTTTAATGTTTAACATTATGAAAACCAATTTCAGCTTGCTCTTCTACATGAAGAAGCCAAAGAATTATCAAAAAGGCGTTGCCCCTATTTATTTACGCATTACTGTGAATGGTAACCGATCAGAAGTAACCACTGGACGTAGTTGTGAACCGTCTCGATGGAATGCCCGTGTAGGCAGGGCAAATGGTAATAAAGAAGAAATAAAGACATTGAATACCTTCTTAGACCATTTACAGATCAAAGTTTATGAAGCGCACAGCCTTTTAATGGAAGCAGATGAAATGATTACTGCCGAAACGCTGCGTAATAAATTCCAGGGCAAGACGGAAAAGTGTATGACCTTAATTGAAGTCTTTAAGGATCATAACCAGAAAATGGAATCATTGATTGGAAGTGAGTTTAAAAAGGGAACAGCGGAGCGTTATCGGACCTCATTAAAGCACACGATAGAATTCATAACGTGGAAATATGGTATCGTAGATATTGAAATCAAAAAAGTTGATTATACTTTCATTTCTGAGTATGATTATTACCTCCGTTCTGTACGTAAATGCGCAAACAACTCTGCCGTAAAGTATCTGAAGAACTTTGGTAAGATTATCCGAATTTGCCTTTCTAATGGTTGGTTAAACATTGATCCGTTCTTAAACTACAAACCTAAAGTCAAAAAAGTAGATCGGGTTTATCTCAATACTGAAGAAATACAATTAATGGCGAATAAAAAGATGGCAACTGATAGACTTACCCATGTGAGGGACATCTTTTTGTTTTCCTGTTTCACCGGACTGGCTTATATAGATGTTAAAAATTTGAGAAGGATGGACATTGTCAACGGCATAGATGGCGAGAAATGGATTTCCATAAAAAGGGAGAAAACCGACACTCCTTCTCGCATTCCCTTACTGCCAATGGCCTCTGCCCTATTGAGTAAATATCAGGATAACCGGATCTGCTTAAATACCAGAATGCTGTTTCCAGTTTTAAGTAATCAGAAGATGAATAGCTATCTAAAGGAAATAGCCGATTTCTGCGGCATAGATAAGCCAATAACCTTTCATATTGCCCGGCATACTTTTGCAACAACTGTTACTCTACTGAATGGCATTCCTATTGAAAGTGTTTCAAAAATGCTAGGACATACAAATATCCAGACTACTCAACATTATGCAAAAATTCTGGATATTAAAGTTGGTGCTGATATGGCGCTATTGAAAAAGAAATATGCTGTAATTTAATTTATAGGACCACACAATATTTAACTCTTCTTAGCGTCCTT comes from the Pedobacter sp. FW305-3-2-15-E-R2A2 genome and includes:
- the mltG gene encoding endolytic transglycosylase MltG, which codes for MTNEKSFKTKTKVILGALLVLLVIGGYYGLQFYKVYFAPNTTGKEKYLYVRTGHTLDDLFEEIRRKDILTDIGTFSQAAAKMDLKGALKPGRYKIAKGMTNRGLINMLKAGNQEPVKLKFQNIRKKENFAGYLAKSLESDSLTFIKLLDSAALIEKYGFNKDNSYTMFIPNTYELYWNTSPSEFFEKMQKEYEKFWNDSRKAKAAALNLSPIQVSILASIVDAEALYDKEMPIIAGLYLNRLNKGILLQADPTVIYANDDFTVKRVTNSLLQVQSRYNTYKYAGLPPGPIMMPSINAIDAVLNKDNNNYIYMCAKEDFSGFHNFAVTVQEHETNAKKYREALNKRNIYK
- a CDS encoding thioesterase family protein, translated to MYTHSTKVRVRYGETDQMGYVYYGNYAEYYEVARVEMLRSLGMDYASMESSGVMMPVLELNCKYIKPALYDQEITIKTTIHDLPGVRIHFVYELFNEAEELINIGKTTLVFVDMAKNKPCSPPENFMEKLKGFFN
- a CDS encoding PASTA domain-containing protein, translating into MSKFISYLKTKSFRNNFIAAIVTVVVIVLAAFFSLRYYTKHGEGLNVPVLKGLAFTQAVSKLEDLGLRYEVDSVFVMDSPPGIVIDQDPEANTFVKGNRTIYLTVNVALAPNVKFPDIEFKPLREAQALIENYGLKLGDTTYRSDVSRDVVLQAMFGGQPLKAGESLPKGSRIDFVLGDGKGNEEVDIPSLIGLTKDEAVFALKNGAMLTLGTVTYEGEIIDSANAVIIRQDPFLTDSVSKVKIGTPVNITLSNKK
- a CDS encoding YihY/virulence factor BrkB family protein, which encodes MEWVHRQLLKVRIYALFIAWTKVCVLPGFSPLPLYTVASFFFKEIGKDSLVNKASSLAYNFMLALFPAIIFLFTLIPFIPRRIGFQKQLMDFIVLILPADAYRAFETTLNEIVNKPNRGLLSFGFFLSLFFATNGVHSLMMAFNKSSLIIETRTWVKQRLIAILLTVAIALSVIICIVAMTIGEVALNYIDGELNIKGNFIAYVIQLTRWSLLGILYFVTISILYKYGPAHAKKWKFFSAGSCLATVLAFLTIWGFSFYINNFSSYNKVYGSISTLIVLMIWLYLNSLILLVGFELNASVDLSKRSVKIIRPNFNMFKKTLSDRDNSER
- a CDS encoding site-specific integrase; the protein is MKTNFSLLFYMKKPKNYQKGVAPIYLRITVNGNRSEVTTGRSCEPSRWNARVGRANGNKEEIKTLNTFLDHLQIKVYEAHSLLMEADEMITAETLRNKFQGKTEKCMTLIEVFKDHNQKMESLIGSEFKKGTAERYRTSLKHTIEFITWKYGIVDIEIKKVDYTFISEYDYYLRSVRKCANNSAVKYLKNFGKIIRICLSNGWLNIDPFLNYKPKVKKVDRVYLNTEEIQLMANKKMATDRLTHVRDIFLFSCFTGLAYIDVKNLRRMDIVNGIDGEKWISIKREKTDTPSRIPLLPMASALLSKYQDNRICLNTRMLFPVLSNQKMNSYLKEIADFCGIDKPITFHIARHTFATTVTLLNGIPIESVSKMLGHTNIQTTQHYAKILDIKVGADMALLKKKYAVI
- a CDS encoding D-alanine--D-alanine ligase; the protein is MKKTLALLTGGTTGEWVVSVKSAATIAQNLDADKFDVYKIMLTQQGWFYEPADSLKIEVDRNDFSLNIKGRKITFDGVFIAIHGSPGEDGKLQGYFDMIGLPYTTCNALTSAVTMNKGYTKSIVTGIENLHVAKSVQVFKNTGYSIEQIKKDLKLPYFVKPNNGGSSIGMSKVTHGADLQKAIDKAFKEDDQLLIEEFISGREFTVGVVRLDGKIKVLPVTEVETAKEFFDFEAKYTPGVATETTPAPIRAETKSRVAQIAEMVYLKLNCSGVVRIDFILTEDEGDFYFIEINTIPGQTATSFIPQQVAAAGMKLNDFYTKLVKETIG